In Tiliqua scincoides isolate rTilSci1 chromosome 1, rTilSci1.hap2, whole genome shotgun sequence, the following are encoded in one genomic region:
- the LOC136654317 gene encoding olfactory receptor 5AR1-like encodes MVTNFILRGLTDHQEMQPLLFAMFLIIYMITLLGNLGVIVLIWLDPQLHTPMYFFLSSLSFLDACYSTTITPNMLVNFLEENKTVSFAACMAQYFFFVIFATTEFFLLAAMAYDRYVAICNPLLYTAVMTKKLCIALMAGSYFSGVANSLIHTSGLLRLSFCDSNVINHFFCDLTPLLKLSCSDIYLNEMLLFTFGSFFEVGTLLIIIMSYAFIVVAVLRIRSAEGRYKAFSTCASHLTAVAIFHGTILFMYFRPSSSYSLDTDKMASVFYTVIIPMLNPLIYSLRNKDVKCAFRKVIARKAFS; translated from the coding sequence ATGGTGACCAACTTTATTCTCCGTGGATTAACAGACCATCAGGAGATGCAGCCTCTACTCTTTGCCATGTTTTTAATCATCTATATGATCACTTTGTTGGGGAATCTTGGGGTGATTGTATTAATCTGGCTAGATCCCCAGCTGCATACCCCAATGTACTTCTTCCTCAGCAGCTTGTCCTTCTTAGATGCCTGCTATTCCACCACCATCACACCCAATATGCTTGTGAACTTTCTGGAGGAGAACAAAACCGTCTCTTTTGCTGCCTGCATGGCACAATATTTCTTCTTTGTGATCTTTGCCACCACTGAGTTTTTTCTCCTAGCTGCCATGGCTTATGACCGGTACGTGGCCATCTGCAACCCTTTGCTCTACACTGCTGTTATGACTAAGAAGCTTTGTATTGCATTAATGGCAGGATCCTACTTTTCAGGTGTGGCGAACTCTCTGATTCACACAAGTGGATTGTTGAGATTGTCCTTTTGTGACTCCAatgtcatcaatcactttttcTGTGACCTCACCCCCCTCCTGAAACTCTCTTGCAGTGACATCTACCTCAATGAGATGCTCCTTTTCACTTTTGGCAGCTTTTTTGAAGTGGGTACCCTGTTGATCATTATCATGTCTTATGCCTTCATTGTTGTAGCTGTGCTAAGAATTCGCTCAGCTGAGGGAAGGTATAAAGCCTTTTCCACCTGTGCCTCCCATCTCACAGCTGTAGCCATATTCCATGGGACGATTCTCTTCATGTATTTCAGGCCCAGTTCTAGCTACTCGCTGGACACGGACAAAATGGCCTCTGTGTTTTACACAGTAATAATACCCATGTTGAATCCCTTGATCTACAGCTTGAGGAACAAGGATGTCAAATGTGCGTTTAGAAAAGTAATTGCAAGAAAAGCATTTTCTTAA